Proteins from a genomic interval of Papaver somniferum cultivar HN1 chromosome 4, ASM357369v1, whole genome shotgun sequence:
- the LOC113272455 gene encoding uncharacterized protein LOC113272455: protein MRNNNRRGGGKMKLAEAIEEAERSPFSRDILQSPVPAKYVLPIFSSIFNGTGNAVQHMKAYNLTLMPWAQHQAVLCKYFPASLTGEASLWFDNLSKGYVTSFAQLQRLFLGNYITSNHPKTGIENVFTLKRAHGESLRSLVTRWRTICTKSAGEVSERHLILAFVNALYPTDLIYVEIFRIRRDIDMQETREYQEEFITLEEKKR from the coding sequence atgagaaataataataggAGAGGAGGAGGAAAAATGAAGCTGGCAGAAGCAATTGAGGAGGCAGAGCGATCCCCATTTTCACGTGACATTTTGCAATCCCCCGTTCCTGCGAAATATGTCCTACCTATATTCTCCAGCATCTTCAATGGGACTGGGAATGCAGTACAGCATATGAAGGCCTACAACCTAACATTAATGCCATGGGCCCAACATCAAGCAGTGTTGTGTAAATATTTCCCTGCGAGCTTGACAGGAGAAGCTTCATTGTGGTTCGATAATTTGAGCAAAGGATATGTTACTTCATtcgcacaattacaaagattattCTTAGGGAACTATATAACCAGTAATCACCCAAAGACAGGAATTGAAAACGTGTTTACCTTGAAGAGGGCACATGGAGAAAGTCTGAGAAGCTTAGTTACGCGATGGAGAACCATATGCACCAAATCAGCAGGAGAGGTATCCGAGCGACATTTAATCCTCGCCTTCGTCAACGCCTTGTACCCCACTGATCTCATATATGTGGAGATATTCCGAATCAGACGCGACATAGATATGCAAGAGACGAGAGAATATCAAGAAGAGTTCATAACACTGgaggaaaagaaaagataa